Proteins found in one Kamptonema formosum PCC 6407 genomic segment:
- a CDS encoding Eco57I restriction-modification methylase domain-containing protein, translating to MSTARHHAEWLSLVEASGPFLSLPVLLKVFPSGLDAHDSEHFKLLRLAYEEWQDNQLGARPEKAIHRAWVEFVLRQTLELPEEVLLEGQRIPPGLQTTVAEQGETLRPDWVIVNPQETPNTGTPRLLVQIVPAEQDLEKPLAGQRWKASPATRMMELLHAANVRLGLVTNGEHWMLVNAPRGETTGFISWYGTLWLEEHLTLRAFRSLLGVRRFFGVDDSETLETLLTQSVTDQQEVTDQLGYQVRQAVEVLVQALDRIDQDRNRSLLQNISETQLYEAALTVMMRLVFLFSAEERKLIPSAGGEALYNEYYAVSTIAAKLRSDADKFGEEVLERRSDAWCRLLATFRAVHGGIRHDLLDVPAYGGSLFDPDRFPFLEGRVRGTRWQEISAEPIPVNNRIVLHLLEALQILQIRVGGTLEPRRLSFRALDIEQIGHVYEGLLDHTAVRATSPVLGLIGTREREPEVALLELERLQAKGEEDLVKFVKEQSNKSPAALRKALSVGILPRVQERLRAACNNDGELYQRVLPFAGLIRLDTLEYPMVIPEGSVYVTQGSNRRETGTHYTPRSLTEPIVQYTLEPLVYEGVAEGKPKEQWRLKSAKELLQLKVCDMAMGSGAFLVQTCRYLAERLVEAWEGLERENPGQVVIAPEGTLSKFRPDECPIPKDSDERLAVARRIVAERCLYGVDKNPLAVEMAKLSLWLITLAKGRPFTFLDHAFKWGDSLVGVNLEQLRYWNLDTTGTPALFADKIRREVEQVIELRRQIAAKPGMTAQDQTEKAYLLAKANAIANDLRDGCDLLVASYFNDLSETEREGLRQTLLTVFRDGASVSERMRQVLPDLEKLRPFHWHLEFPEVFLDDSAPKGFAALVGNPPFQGGKKITGVLGTDYRDFLVERIANGKRGNADLCAYFFLKAQQLLSFNGGFGLVATNTIAQGDTREVGLDQLVANGCVIIRTVPSRKWEGTASLEVAYVWLRKGNWQGKFILDEKPVDGITALLTTLGKAVGNPHRLVANQDKSFIGSLVLGMGFVLTLEEAQALIEKDPCNKNVLFPYLNGEDLNSRPNQSPSRWVINFKDWPLDAEHDDPKKPKGKPYAVDYPDCLAILEEKVKPEREMKAADVAAAAWWQFWRIRAELYDAISDLDRVMVTARVSAHHFLVPVRKNQVFSDRLVVIASQSFSDFAILSSSLHDLWAHRPGTTTHETRNTYFPQESFETFPFPSSTSNLEGIGEKYYTHRQSIMLYRQEGLTKTYNRFHNPDETAADIQQLQELHVEMDNAVAAAYGWQDIDLGHDFHETKQGLRYTISETARREVLDRLLLLNHERYDEEKAQGLHDKGKKKGKSGGKTAKKQVSSEGQLSLF from the coding sequence ATGTCTACCGCACGTCACCACGCCGAATGGTTATCTCTGGTTGAAGCTTCCGGGCCTTTTTTAAGTTTACCCGTATTGCTGAAAGTGTTTCCCAGTGGGTTAGATGCCCATGACTCGGAACATTTTAAGCTGTTACGGTTAGCCTATGAAGAATGGCAGGATAATCAACTGGGGGCGCGTCCTGAAAAAGCGATTCATCGCGCTTGGGTGGAATTTGTTTTGCGGCAGACTTTGGAATTGCCGGAAGAGGTATTGTTAGAAGGGCAGCGCATTCCGCCTGGGTTGCAAACCACTGTTGCAGAACAGGGCGAAACTCTCCGGCCAGATTGGGTAATTGTTAATCCTCAAGAAACACCCAATACAGGGACACCCCGGCTATTAGTTCAGATTGTACCTGCCGAACAGGATTTGGAGAAACCTTTGGCAGGACAACGCTGGAAAGCGAGTCCGGCGACTCGGATGATGGAATTATTGCACGCTGCTAATGTGCGGTTGGGATTGGTGACAAATGGCGAACATTGGATGTTAGTTAATGCGCCTAGAGGGGAAACGACGGGTTTTATTTCTTGGTACGGGACGCTGTGGTTGGAAGAACATTTGACGCTGCGGGCGTTTCGCAGTTTGTTGGGGGTGAGGCGGTTTTTTGGGGTGGATGACTCGGAGACGCTGGAAACCTTGCTAACTCAAAGTGTCACAGACCAGCAGGAGGTTACAGACCAACTGGGGTATCAGGTGCGTCAGGCGGTGGAGGTGCTGGTACAGGCGTTAGACCGCATCGACCAGGATAGAAATCGCAGTCTTTTACAAAATATCTCGGAAACTCAGCTTTATGAAGCGGCGCTGACGGTGATGATGCGTTTGGTGTTTCTGTTTTCAGCCGAGGAACGGAAGTTGATTCCTTCGGCGGGGGGAGAAGCGCTTTATAACGAATATTATGCCGTTTCTACGATCGCGGCCAAGTTACGCAGCGATGCGGATAAGTTTGGCGAGGAAGTGTTGGAACGCCGCAGCGATGCCTGGTGTCGCTTGTTGGCGACGTTTCGCGCTGTGCATGGGGGAATTCGCCACGATTTGCTGGATGTTCCTGCTTATGGGGGGAGTTTGTTTGACCCGGACAGATTCCCGTTTTTGGAGGGGCGAGTGCGGGGAACTCGCTGGCAGGAGATTTCTGCTGAACCTATCCCGGTGAACAATCGGATTGTGTTGCATTTGTTGGAAGCGTTGCAAATTTTGCAAATCAGAGTGGGTGGGACGCTGGAACCGCGCCGACTTTCGTTTCGGGCGCTGGATATTGAGCAAATCGGTCATGTCTATGAAGGCTTGCTCGACCATACCGCAGTCAGGGCAACGTCTCCGGTTTTAGGATTGATTGGGACGCGGGAACGGGAACCAGAGGTGGCGCTTTTGGAGTTGGAGCGGCTGCAAGCCAAGGGGGAGGAGGATTTGGTCAAATTTGTCAAAGAGCAGTCGAATAAGTCCCCTGCTGCCCTGCGTAAGGCTCTCTCAGTGGGGATTTTGCCAAGGGTGCAGGAGCGGTTGCGGGCGGCTTGCAATAATGATGGGGAATTGTATCAGCGCGTTTTGCCGTTTGCCGGATTGATTCGCCTGGACACGCTGGAGTACCCAATGGTGATTCCAGAGGGCAGTGTCTACGTCACCCAAGGTTCAAATCGTCGGGAAACGGGGACGCATTATACACCGCGCAGTTTAACTGAGCCGATCGTGCAATATACCCTGGAACCGTTGGTTTATGAAGGGGTGGCTGAGGGAAAGCCGAAGGAACAGTGGCGGCTCAAGTCAGCGAAGGAGTTACTGCAACTCAAAGTCTGCGATATGGCGATGGGGAGTGGGGCGTTTTTGGTGCAGACTTGTCGCTATTTGGCGGAACGTTTGGTGGAGGCGTGGGAAGGGTTGGAACGGGAAAATCCGGGTCAGGTAGTGATTGCGCCGGAGGGGACTTTATCTAAGTTTCGTCCTGATGAGTGTCCGATTCCGAAAGATAGTGACGAACGGTTGGCGGTGGCGCGGCGGATTGTGGCGGAACGCTGTCTCTACGGGGTGGATAAAAATCCACTAGCGGTGGAGATGGCGAAGTTATCGCTGTGGCTGATTACGTTAGCGAAAGGGCGTCCGTTTACGTTTTTAGATCATGCCTTCAAGTGGGGGGATTCGCTGGTTGGGGTGAATTTGGAACAGTTGCGCTACTGGAATTTGGACACGACTGGTACGCCTGCTTTGTTTGCCGATAAGATTCGCCGGGAGGTTGAACAGGTAATTGAGTTGCGGCGGCAAATTGCAGCGAAACCTGGGATGACGGCGCAAGACCAAACGGAGAAGGCTTATTTGTTGGCGAAAGCAAATGCGATCGCCAATGATTTGCGCGATGGCTGCGATTTGCTGGTTGCTAGTTATTTTAATGACTTGTCTGAGACGGAGCGAGAAGGGTTAAGGCAAACGCTGTTAACGGTGTTTCGGGATGGTGCAAGTGTTTCCGAACGGATGCGTCAGGTGCTGCCTGATTTGGAGAAGTTGCGTCCGTTTCACTGGCATCTGGAGTTTCCAGAGGTGTTTTTGGATGATTCAGCACCCAAGGGGTTTGCGGCTTTAGTGGGGAATCCTCCGTTTCAGGGAGGGAAAAAGATTACGGGTGTACTCGGCACGGATTATCGAGATTTTCTGGTAGAAAGAATTGCCAATGGAAAGAGAGGAAATGCTGATTTATGTGCTTACTTCTTCTTAAAGGCGCAACAGTTACTTAGTTTTAATGGAGGGTTTGGTTTAGTTGCAACAAATACGATTGCTCAAGGGGATACCCGTGAAGTAGGTTTAGACCAATTAGTTGCTAATGGTTGTGTAATCATCCGTACTGTTCCTAGTCGGAAATGGGAAGGAACTGCTAGTTTAGAAGTCGCTTATGTCTGGTTACGAAAAGGTAATTGGCAGGGGAAGTTTATTTTAGATGAAAAGCCTGTTGATGGAATTACAGCTCTTTTGACAACTCTGGGTAAAGCTGTAGGTAATCCTCATCGGTTAGTAGCTAATCAGGATAAATCTTTTATTGGTTCGTTAGTGCTGGGTATGGGTTTTGTCTTGACTCTAGAAGAAGCCCAAGCATTAATTGAAAAAGACCCTTGTAACAAAAATGTTTTATTTCCTTATTTGAATGGTGAGGATTTGAATTCTCGCCCAAATCAATCTCCTAGTCGTTGGGTGATTAATTTTAAGGATTGGCCGTTGGATGCTGAACATGACGATCCGAAAAAGCCAAAGGGCAAACCTTATGCGGTTGATTATCCTGATTGTTTGGCAATTTTAGAAGAGAAGGTTAAGCCTGAGAGAGAGATGAAAGCTGCTGATGTCGCCGCCGCCGCATGGTGGCAATTTTGGCGAATTCGTGCAGAACTCTATGATGCGATTTCAGATTTGGATCGGGTAATGGTAACTGCCCGTGTCAGCGCCCATCATTTTCTCGTACCTGTACGAAAAAATCAGGTATTTTCTGATCGCTTAGTTGTTATTGCATCACAAAGCTTTTCTGACTTTGCAATCCTTTCATCTTCGTTGCATGATTTATGGGCGCATAGACCAGGCACAACTACTCATGAAACTCGGAATACTTACTTCCCACAGGAATCTTTTGAAACCTTCCCTTTCCCCTCATCAACTTCAAACCTAGAAGGCATTGGCGAAAAATATTACACCCACCGCCAATCCATCATGCTTTATCGCCAAGAAGGATTAACCAAAACCTACAACCGCTTCCACAACCCCGACGAAACCGCCGCCGATATTCAACAACTGCAAGAATTGCACGTAGAAATGGATAACGCCGTCGCCGCCGCCTACGGTTGGCAAGACATAGACTTAGGGCATGACTTCCACGAAACCAAACAAGGATTGCGCTACACCATCAGCGAAACCGCACGGCGGGAAGTGCTAGATAGACTCTTGCTGCTGAATCACGAACGCTACGACGAAGAAAAAGCCCAAGGGTTGCACGATAAAGGGAAGAAAAAGGGGAAAAGTGGGGGGAAAACTGCTAAAAAACAGGTATCATCTGAGGGACAGTTAAGCTTATTTTGA
- a CDS encoding XisI protein, which produces MEKLTDQLTNYQQIVQQLLMGYAEIKPAYGDIEVETIFDTQRNHYQIVHLGWQHKRWVHDCIIHLDIRNEKIWIFYNSTEHDIAADLVNFGVPKQDIVLGFYPPFMRELSDYAVG; this is translated from the coding sequence ATGGAAAAACTAACGGATCAATTAACCAACTATCAGCAAATTGTACAGCAATTATTGATGGGTTACGCAGAAATTAAGCCAGCTTATGGTGATATTGAAGTTGAAACTATCTTTGATACACAGCGAAATCACTATCAAATTGTGCATCTGGGTTGGCAGCATAAACGCTGGGTGCATGATTGTATAATACATCTTGATATTCGCAATGAGAAAATCTGGATTTTTTACAATTCAACAGAACATGATATTGCAGCAGATTTAGTCAATTTTGGTGTACCAAAACAAGATATTGTGTTAGGTTTTTATCCTCCTTTCATGCGGGAATTGAGTGATTATGCAGTGGGCTAA
- a CDS encoding element excision factor XisH family protein, producing the protein MAKDRFHQVVKTALTKDGWNVTHDPLKIKVGGVDMEIDLGAERLLAAERGNEKIAVEVKSFLASASAISEFHTALGQFINYRAALRREEPDRILYLAIPDLIYNSFFQLDFPASMLQENSVKLIIYDIELEQISQWKN; encoded by the coding sequence GTGGCTAAGGATCGTTTTCATCAAGTTGTTAAGACGGCTCTTACTAAGGATGGGTGGAATGTTACTCACGATCCACTTAAAATTAAAGTGGGCGGTGTAGATATGGAAATTGACTTGGGGGCAGAACGATTACTGGCAGCAGAGCGAGGAAATGAGAAAATTGCGGTGGAAGTCAAAAGTTTTTTAGCTAGTGCATCGGCAATTTCTGAGTTTCATACAGCACTGGGGCAGTTTATTAACTATCGGGCTGCATTGCGTCGTGAAGAACCCGATCGCATTCTCTATTTAGCCATACCCGATTTAATCTATAACAGCTTCTTTCAACTTGATTTTCCAGCATCAATGCTGCAAGAAAATTCCGTAAAATTGATTATTTACGACATTGAACTGGAGCAAATTTCACAATGGAAAAACTAA
- the drmA gene encoding DISARM system helicase DrmA, with amino-acid sequence MNIIQLPAILPGNLDLAAINEQLKNRAAQLDWSSVISANEQHLAVLLKDLSLDDSDVIDLENPTMSDNIAQKVVHYFNTHPNIEDNTHPNIEDNTHPNIENNSPSILPTISYYQIRAKLEKAILNDLLGPAGGDYEEIDEMRVSDRYLVGLIAPSDRHIVPEELEETPEQMDELAISGSGTLEEGTTESNILPAEKMFPSAIGMTFCVDGNAKIIKVKAGWGQYEREKSESAQTSTGEAKTLWRRYPIRGTSPDIILKVGTINPWQIDPEKAVFVQGQIRQQHQDWIVTLFLVNGQKEPEIRRDSAWLFQPELSVESADPNYPDIFIKRRLKRQLGKLNPVLFAEEQAMAMQYRDCIEFAVGHGTGVHAELLGGKCDREASQRHRAIRLATKVVPAYEVPQTTPPTIEEIPGLAGLILDMKELAEIPDLSTALSSLTIAYSEWITQQNAKIADPAADLGDYQDAAKSALANCQITCDRIHAGIDLLQTDSNATEAFRFMNLAMWQQRIHSIYAENKRRGEASEWDNIDIPKNRTWRPFQLAFILLNLPSITELDHPDRCHPTDAIADLLWFPTGGGKTEAYLGLTAYTIGLRRLQGDIAGRSGAAGVAVLMRYTLRLLTLQQFQRATTLICACEEIRRQDENKWGKEPFRIGLWVGMKTTPNRTEQSNEFLKQKLGQYQPTSSGSPHQLTNCPWCGSQIDPGKQHIKVESFAKGQGRTLIYCGDSLGKCLFTQKQSPTEGLPIVVVDEEIYRRLPTLVIATVDKFAQMPWNGAVQMLFGQVDGYCTRHGFRSPEIEDTNSHPSKYGLPTAKTIPSNPLRPPDLIIQDELHLISGPLGTLVGLYETAVDRLASWEVNGKIVRPKVIASTATIRQARDQVHNLFLRQVQVFPPQGLDIQDNFFSCQRPPSEDYPGRRYLGICATGRRLKAALIRVYTAVLAASQYLFEKYGDSVDPWMTLVGYFNSMRELGGTRRLVDDDIQSRLGKTDRRGLAKRLRLEVEELTSRKNSTDIPIVLNWLETPFSSEKSNKSNKRKPLDVLLATNMISVGVDVKRLGVMVVTGQPKNTAEYIQATSRVGRSFPGLVFTVYNWARPRDLSHYEQFEHYHATFYQHVEALSITPFAPRALDRGLAALFVSLVRLAGSELNANDKAGRISRHHPYVEAAMNAICDRALALGDTKTRDLVKQELETKLDYWLAEAANTTGGKVLGYQTKKDGVTMGLLEQPGQSNWQSFTCLNSLRNVEPNIGLILDDRIPDDDDRPTQSMSETTPIDLDL; translated from the coding sequence ATGAATATTATCCAACTCCCTGCTATACTACCTGGCAACTTAGACCTCGCAGCGATTAACGAACAGTTAAAAAATCGCGCCGCCCAACTAGATTGGAGTAGCGTCATTTCTGCCAACGAACAACATTTAGCAGTTTTATTAAAGGATCTTAGCTTAGATGATAGCGATGTCATCGACTTAGAAAATCCTACCATGTCCGATAACATTGCTCAAAAAGTTGTACATTATTTCAATACCCATCCAAATATTGAAGACAATACCCATCCAAATATTGAAGACAATACCCATCCAAATATTGAAAACAATTCTCCTTCTATTTTACCAACCATAAGTTATTATCAAATTCGGGCAAAATTAGAAAAAGCAATATTAAATGATTTACTCGGCCCAGCGGGAGGAGACTATGAAGAGATAGACGAAATGCGAGTTAGCGATCGCTACCTCGTCGGATTAATCGCACCTAGCGATCGGCATATTGTACCCGAAGAACTGGAAGAAACGCCCGAACAAATGGATGAATTAGCCATTTCCGGTAGCGGTACTTTAGAAGAAGGCACAACCGAAAGTAACATTCTCCCCGCCGAGAAAATGTTTCCCTCCGCAATTGGCATGACTTTTTGTGTTGATGGAAATGCCAAAATAATTAAAGTAAAAGCAGGGTGGGGACAATACGAAAGAGAGAAAAGCGAAAGCGCCCAAACTTCGACTGGCGAAGCAAAAACCTTGTGGCGACGCTACCCGATTCGAGGAACCTCACCGGATATTATCTTAAAAGTAGGTACGATTAATCCTTGGCAAATCGATCCAGAAAAAGCAGTATTTGTTCAAGGTCAAATTCGTCAACAGCATCAAGATTGGATCGTGACTCTCTTCTTAGTTAATGGACAAAAAGAACCGGAAATTAGACGCGATAGCGCTTGGTTATTTCAACCAGAACTAAGCGTTGAATCTGCCGACCCCAATTATCCCGATATTTTCATTAAACGGCGACTGAAACGCCAACTCGGTAAACTCAACCCCGTCTTATTTGCCGAAGAACAAGCAATGGCGATGCAGTACCGCGACTGCATAGAATTTGCCGTTGGACACGGGACAGGCGTACACGCAGAACTTTTAGGCGGAAAGTGCGATCGCGAAGCCAGCCAAAGGCATCGGGCTATCCGCCTTGCTACTAAAGTCGTCCCCGCCTACGAAGTTCCCCAAACTACGCCGCCAACTATTGAGGAAATACCGGGACTGGCGGGATTAATTTTAGATATGAAAGAACTAGCAGAAATTCCCGATTTATCAACTGCTTTAAGTTCTTTAACTATTGCTTATAGTGAATGGATTACCCAACAAAATGCGAAAATTGCCGACCCCGCCGCCGATTTAGGCGATTATCAGGATGCGGCAAAATCGGCATTGGCAAATTGTCAAATAACTTGCGATCGTATTCACGCAGGAATTGACTTATTACAAACAGATTCTAACGCCACTGAAGCCTTCCGATTTATGAATTTGGCAATGTGGCAACAGCGGATTCACTCAATTTATGCAGAAAATAAACGGCGCGGCGAAGCCAGCGAATGGGATAATATTGATATTCCCAAGAATCGCACCTGGAGACCGTTTCAGTTAGCTTTTATCCTGCTAAATCTTCCCAGTATCACCGAATTAGACCACCCAGATCGATGTCATCCCACAGATGCGATCGCAGATTTACTTTGGTTCCCCACTGGCGGCGGTAAAACCGAAGCCTATCTAGGATTAACAGCCTACACCATTGGACTGAGAAGATTGCAAGGAGATATTGCCGGACGTTCCGGCGCAGCAGGCGTTGCTGTCCTCATGCGCTACACCCTCCGCCTCTTAACATTACAACAATTTCAACGCGCCACAACCTTAATTTGTGCCTGTGAAGAAATCCGCCGTCAAGATGAAAATAAATGGGGAAAAGAACCGTTTAGAATTGGGTTATGGGTAGGGATGAAAACCACACCAAACCGAACCGAACAAAGCAATGAATTTCTCAAACAAAAACTCGGACAATACCAACCCACTAGCAGCGGTTCCCCCCATCAATTAACTAACTGTCCTTGGTGTGGTTCTCAAATTGACCCCGGCAAACAACATATTAAAGTAGAATCCTTTGCCAAAGGACAAGGACGCACTTTAATTTACTGTGGTGATAGTTTAGGGAAATGTTTATTTACCCAAAAACAATCTCCCACCGAAGGTTTACCCATCGTAGTTGTAGATGAAGAAATCTATCGTCGTTTGCCAACATTAGTGATAGCAACTGTTGACAAATTTGCCCAAATGCCTTGGAATGGTGCTGTACAAATGCTATTCGGACAAGTAGACGGATATTGCACCCGTCACGGTTTTCGTTCTCCTGAAATCGAAGATACAAACTCTCACCCCAGTAAATACGGACTCCCCACTGCTAAAACAATTCCTAGCAATCCCTTGCGCCCGCCAGATTTAATTATTCAAGATGAATTACACTTAATTAGTGGCCCTTTGGGAACCCTAGTCGGACTCTATGAAACCGCCGTAGATCGACTTGCATCCTGGGAAGTTAACGGTAAAATAGTTCGCCCAAAAGTAATCGCTTCCACTGCGACAATTAGACAGGCGCGTGACCAAGTACATAACCTATTTTTGCGCCAAGTGCAAGTTTTTCCCCCCCAAGGTTTAGATATTCAAGATAACTTCTTTTCCTGTCAGCGTCCGCCTTCAGAGGATTATCCAGGTCGGCGCTATTTGGGGATTTGTGCCACAGGAAGGCGATTAAAAGCAGCATTAATTCGCGTTTATACGGCAGTATTGGCAGCCTCTCAATATTTGTTTGAAAAATATGGCGATTCTGTTGACCCTTGGATGACCTTAGTGGGTTATTTTAACTCCATGCGGGAATTAGGAGGAACCAGGCGTTTAGTGGATGATGACATTCAATCTCGCTTAGGAAAAACCGACCGCCGAGGGTTAGCAAAACGTCTGAGGCTGGAAGTAGAAGAATTGACCTCGCGCAAAAATTCTACCGATATTCCCATTGTATTAAATTGGTTAGAAACTCCTTTTTCTTCAGAGAAGTCCAATAAAAGTAACAAGCGCAAACCCTTAGATGTTTTACTAGCTACTAATATGATTTCTGTGGGCGTAGACGTAAAACGTTTAGGCGTAATGGTAGTGACAGGTCAACCCAAAAACACTGCTGAATACATTCAAGCGACCTCGCGGGTAGGGCGAAGTTTCCCCGGTTTAGTATTTACTGTTTATAACTGGGCGCGACCGAGAGATTTATCCCATTACGAGCAATTTGAACATTATCATGCTACCTTCTATCAGCACGTTGAAGCCCTCTCAATTACTCCTTTTGCCCCCCGCGCCCTTGACCGAGGATTAGCTGCTTTATTCGTTTCCTTAGTGCGTTTGGCAGGTAGCGAATTAAACGCGAATGATAAAGCTGGTAGGATTTCTCGCCATCATCCTTATGTGGAAGCTGCTATGAATGCGATTTGCGATCGCGCTTTGGCATTAGGCGATACTAAAACCCGCGATTTAGTAAAACAGGAATTAGAAACTAAATTAGACTATTGGTTAGCAGAAGCAGCGAATACGACGGGAGGAAAAGTATTAGGATATCAGACCAAAAAAGATGGGGTGACAATGGGATTATTAGAACAACCAGGACAAAGCAATTGGCAATCATTTACTTGTTTAAATTCCTTGCGAAATGTTGAACCGAATATTGGATTAATTTTAGACGATCGCATCCCCGATGATGACGATCGCCCCACCCAATCAATGAGTGAAACTACCCCAATAGATTTAGACTTGTAG